TGGCGGGTTGTGCCATTTTTAACAATGTAGGCAGGTTCACAGTAGGAACATTTTAGTTCCATTGGTATTTGGACTGATTGCTAAAATATCTTTAATTTATCATGGCCTCTAGATCGCTACCCATAAATTTTGTTATGAATTTACCTACATGTGCTACATCCATTGGCTCGGCAAAGTGGTAACCCTGTGCAAAATCGCAGCCAATTCCTTTTAAGAAGGTAACCTGAGCGTTAGTTTCACAACCTTCGGCAATAATATCCTTTCCTAAAGCTTTTCCTAATTGAATCACCGCTTGCACAATTTCGGCATTCTCTCCATTAGCTTGGATATCTTTGACAAATACGCGATCGATTTTCAAAGTGTCTACAGGGAGCTTTTGCAGATAAGCAAGTGATGAATAACCCGTACCAAAATCGTCAATACTGATACGAATGCCGCGATCTCGAAGTGCCTGCAAAAGATCTATTGTTTGCTGTCCTACTTCCAGTAGTCCACTTTCCGTAACTTCCAATTTTAGGCGCTCGGGGTTACAGTTTGTTTCTTTGAGAATGAAGTCAATATCGGCCAATAATTTGGGATAGACCATCTGGCGTGCTGCAAGATTAACGCTTATTGACAGTTCGGAATTAAAAGTTTTTTGCCATTCTTGCAGTTGAGCACAAGCCTGATGCAGAACAAACATACCTACGGGGACAATCGAACCAGTTTCTTCTAGACAAGGAATAAACTCTATTGGTGATACCAAACCTCTTTGAGGATGCTGCCAACGTATTAGAGCTTCAAAGGAATCTATTTTTCGATTACTAAGGTTGATAATGGGTTGATAAAAGACAACGAACTCTCCACGTACTAAGGCAAGACGCAGATCATTCTCTAACCGCAAGCGTTTGAATGCGAAATCATGCAGCGATCGCTGAAAAATATAATAACCTGCGATGCCATTCGATCTAGCTTTTTGTAGAGCAGTGTCAACATCACGAATTAACTCAACAGCTTGATGATAGTGGTTTCCCGCGATTGTAATACCTAATCTCGCGTTGGCAAAAATCTCATATTCTTCCACAACAAAAGGCTCAGAAAATGTTTGAATAATTTGCTCTGCAAAGCTAACAACTTGAGCTTCAATAATATTCCTATGTAATAGAAAGCAAAATTTATCGCCACCAATGCGATAAAGGGAATCTCCTGTTGGCATATGAGTTGTAAATCTTTCGCCGATTGCAATCAGAATTTGATCGCCAATGGCATGTCCAAACGAGTTGTTGATCAGGCTAAATTGCATGCAGTCAAGCACTAAAAGAGCAAACCCTTGAGTAGAAGACTGATGAATTAATTCTAGAGCACTATCGAGATCGCGCAGTAAAGAAGCGCGGCTGAGTAAACCCGTCAAACTATCGAAATAGGTAGCCTGATATAGTTCTGCCGTTCGCTCTTGTACCAGTCTTTCTAAGCTAAGGTTAAAATCTGCCAGATCGCGATTAACCTTTTGGAGGGAGCGAGTAAGTCCTAAAATCTTCAAGTGATTTTGGACGCGAGCTTTAACAATAGCAGGGTTAATTGGTTTTGAAATATAGTCCACAGCACCGAGTTCAAAGCCTTGGGCTACATCAATAGCTTCGTTAAGGGCTGTGACAAAGACAATCGGAATCTCTCTTGTCTTTATGTTGGTTTTCATACAACTACAGACTTCATAGCCGCTCATACCAGACATGATCACGTCCAGTAAAATCAAGTCTGGCTGAGGTTCTTTCGCTGCTAACTGTAAAGCTTTTTCTCCATTGGTAGCCACGATAACGGTATAGGTATCCTTTAATACTTCTAATAGTAACTGGATATTTTCTGGACTGTCATCCACGACTAGAATTTTCTTTATAGAGTTAGGCACAAGAATTTCCAAACTAGGTTTTTTATATTTTTTAGACTGTTTTCGAGTTGCTGCAAGATATTTTGAGCGTCATCAGTATTAAAGGTCTCCATAGCCTTATCTAGACTCTGCATATAATCAGAATATTTGCCATTGAGATGGGTTTTTAGAGTTGCCAAACAGTCGATCGCGGCAATCATATCTACCTCTAAAAAATCAACCATACGAGTGATGAGTGAATTGACTATTTCTGAATCAATGGTTGTTTGATCAGTGGGAGTTGGGGGTATGTCTAGTGGCTTTTCTAAACAAGCGATCGCATTTATGACTTCATTAAGACAATTAGTAAAGCGCTCTAATTCTATCGCAAATGTATTATCTGCTCTGATTACTACCTCTAAACAGGCAGTTGCCTGTTGCAGAGAGATCGCCCCAATGCTCCCAGCCACACCTTTAATTGTATGCACCAGTCGTAAGGCTGTTTCTTTTTCTCCATGCGTCAATGCCGAACAGATAGATTCGCCAACATTTAAGTTATTGTGCCGAAACATTAGTAAGAGTTTGCGATAGCTGTTATGTTTACCCCCGATATAATGTAACCCGGCCTTAATATCAATACTGGGCATTGCAGGAAAATCTTGTTTTGTATTCTCTGTAGCAACTATCAATCTGTCATTAGCGAGAGCATTTTCTTTGATGATTGTGGGAGGAATCCAGTGTAGGAGAGTCCTAAACATTATATCTGGATCGATTGGCTTGGTAATATAGTCGTTCATTCCTGCTTCTAGGCTAATTTTGCGATCGCCATCCAGCACATTAGCAGTCATAGCAATAATCGGCAGATTTAGTAGATATTCATTGCATTCTTTCATAGCAGTGAGACGAATCTGGCGAGTTGCCTCCAGCCCATTCATCTCCGGCATCTGTACATCCATGAGGATGCAATCGAAAACATGTTTGTGAATCCAGGCAATCGCTTCAATTCCATTATTGGCAATTTCAACAACAAGGCCATTTGCAGTCAGTAATTCAAACGCAATTTGCTGGTTAATCTCATTATCTTCTACTAGCAGAATTTTCTTTCCTTTTAACCATTCCAGTCTTACTGGAGCAATCTTCGATGCTGAGATGTAAAGCGTTTTATCGATAATATGTCCGCAAACTCTGACAATGGCATCAAAAAGAGTTGATCGATTTAACGGCTTCTCAAGTACTACCGCAAATCCCGATCCAATTCTATCCTTTTGCATATAGGCTTGAGAATATGCCGTTAGCATAATCATTTTGGGTTTTTCGACAATGCGAACATCATTCTGAATAAACTTGGCTGTCTCAATTCCATCCATTCCGTCTTGGAGTATCCAGTCAAGGATCGCGAGATTGTATGCTGTACCAACGTAAGAGGCTCTTACAAGTTCCGCGATCGCCAATTCACCTGATGCCACCGTTGTTGAATCAAAGCCCAGAGAAAACAGCATATCCTTTACTCCAAGTCGTGTTTCTTGATTGTCATCCACAACTAAAACCCGTAAAGCGGCTAACCCCATCAGAGAAAGCACTTCTTTCCCACCTGCAATCTGGGCGCGATCGCAAATAACAGTGAACTTAAAACAGCTACCATTGCCAACTTCACTTTCAACCCAAATCTCTCCACCCATCATTTTGACTAAGTGTTTGCAGATTGCTAACCCTAATCCTGAGCCGCCATATTTGCGTTCGATGGATTGCTCACCTTGCTTAAAGGCTTTAAACAACTGATCGATTTGTGACTCTGCTAATCCAATCCCTGTATCTTGAACAGAAATCAGTAAGGTAACTTGATTTTGTGTACCCGACTCACACTTTATCGAAACATTTACTTCGCCCGCTTCCGTGAATTTGATCGCATTACCAATCAAATTCATTAAAATTTGCTCTAGTCGTTTCGGAGAGCCGATCAGACCATGAGGAACATCTGGAGCGATATGCACTCCTAACTTCAGCCCTTTCTCCTGAGCCAGAAATTCAGATACAGAGGCAATACTTGACAGGGATTCATCAAGCTGAAAATAAATTTTTTCAATCTCGAGCATTCCTGCTTCGAGCTTCGAGAAATCAAGGATGTCATTGATTAATTGTAAGAGATACTTTCCTGATTTTTGAATTTTTTGGAGATAGTCTCGCTGTTGATTATTTAATTTGGTTTGTAACGCCAAATAGTTTAGTCCGATAATTGCAGATAGTGGTGTGCGAATATCGTGGCTCATCCTGGCCAAAAAGTCATCTTTGGTAATGACAGCATCAGTTGCTATTGCTAGAAGTTCTACTGTATGTTGATTTAATGCCTTTTCATTATGGTAATACCTAGACATCTCATTCCTGATCGTAAAGTAAACTATAGCAAGGACAAAGAGATCTATAAGTACTCCTAGGCATGACATTAATATCAGCGTTTGACTAGCTCTATTTGTGTATACGATACTCTGTTGGAATAATACTTGTTCGCGTTTAATTATCTGGGTAATAATCAAGCGAATTTCATCCATAATCAGCTTGCTTTTATTAAGATCTTTTTGCAATATAGCTAATGTGTTGGGACTGGATTGACCAGATTTAATTAATTCAGCTATCAGAACTAGCTTTTTTTCAATCAAGGGCTGAAGTATATTAAGGGATGCTATTTGAACGGGATTATCAGATGTTAGTTTTTTAATTTCTTCCAGTCGCGGTATAATTTCAGGAAGTGCAGAATTGTAAAGTTCTAAGTATCTTGCTTCGTTAGTTAATAGGTATCCACGCTCTGCCGTTTCCAAATCTTTAAGTGAAGAAATAAGCAAATTTAGTTTTTCTTTTACTTCACTAATGTGTGAAACCAAAACATAGGTATTGCTAGATCTAGCAATACCTAGCATGAATATGCTTTGTAAGCCAACTAAAATTATTGCCGTAACTCCTATTCCTGTATTAAATGTCTCTATGATACGCCACTTCATTTATCTGCATTAACCACAAGATCAACTTTAGTGGTTAATATGACATTTAGTTGTTTGATTTGCTGAATGAATTGATTGAAAACGAAATTAATCGCAACTGCGTTGCACCGCTCGTGGTAGAGATTTTTAGGCACTAATATCAATTTAATGTGAGGCTGCATAGAACAGTGCCTCTAAAATAAAGTTGTAGGAAGAAACTGACATGACTTGTTCCAACGGCAGTTGCTCAAACAGTTTTTGAACTCGTTCCCGCAACGCTTGCAAGGAAGGAAAAATCTGATTTTTCAGCGGTTGTTTGAGCAATTTCCAGAACCGTTCAATTGGGTTAAGTTCAGGACTGTGGGCAGGTTGCACCAAAGGAATAATGTTCTCCAGCCAACAAATTGCATTCGTCATGTGAGCTGGGGCTTGATCGACTTGTAAAATAGCCCAATCCTCGCCCAACTGTTGGGAAAGCCAATCCAAAAACTCCTGAAAGCACTCGCCATTGAGTTAGGGATACTCATGCAAGAAATGATCACCGCTCAAGGGGCAATGGCTCCATAAATCCAGAAATTCTCTCGTCCCCATTGCACCGCAACCTTAGGCTTCACCCCTTTAGCCGTAATCACTTTGCCAGTCTGGGTCTTTAATCCTACTCGGGTTTCATCCTGACACAGATAGTGAATCACTTTCCCCTGGGCTAACAGGCTCTCTAGAACAATCAGCGCCGCACCAAGGTTTTTCTAAAAGTCTCAACGGCCTGCTGATTCTGCCGATAGCGCTGGGGGCGAGGCTCCTTGAGTTTCGCCCCCAGCAGATACCGGACTGTGGTTTAGACCGTGCCATACTCAACCTTTAGACCATGTTTTTGCTTCAGCCATTCTACAAGCGCACCATAGCTGGAGAAGCCCTCTGGATTTTGCAATTTCTGTTGCAGATCTGCGAGTACCTCACCCTTGATTTTGCGCTCGTTCCCCGGTGCCTTGTTGATTTGCAACAGTTCTACCAGTCCGCCCTGGCGGTACTTTTGCAACCAGCGGGTCACCGTGGACGTGTCGCGT
The window above is part of the Neosynechococcus sphagnicola sy1 genome. Proteins encoded here:
- a CDS encoding helix-turn-helix domain-containing protein, giving the protein MAQSGQVSQQQEIGQRLGRDTSTVTRWLQKYRQGGLVELLQINKAPGNERKIKGEVLADLQQKLQNPEGFSSYGALVEWLKQKHGLKVEYGTV
- a CDS encoding response regulator, with the translated sequence MKWRIIETFNTGIGVTAIILVGLQSIFMLGIARSSNTYVLVSHISEVKEKLNLLISSLKDLETAERGYLLTNEARYLELYNSALPEIIPRLEEIKKLTSDNPVQIASLNILQPLIEKKLVLIAELIKSGQSSPNTLAILQKDLNKSKLIMDEIRLIITQIIKREQVLFQQSIVYTNRASQTLILMSCLGVLIDLFVLAIVYFTIRNEMSRYYHNEKALNQHTVELLAIATDAVITKDDFLARMSHDIRTPLSAIIGLNYLALQTKLNNQQRDYLQKIQKSGKYLLQLINDILDFSKLEAGMLEIEKIYFQLDESLSSIASVSEFLAQEKGLKLGVHIAPDVPHGLIGSPKRLEQILMNLIGNAIKFTEAGEVNVSIKCESGTQNQVTLLISVQDTGIGLAESQIDQLFKAFKQGEQSIERKYGGSGLGLAICKHLVKMMGGEIWVESEVGNGSCFKFTVICDRAQIAGGKEVLSLMGLAALRVLVVDDNQETRLGVKDMLFSLGFDSTTVASGELAIAELVRASYVGTAYNLAILDWILQDGMDGIETAKFIQNDVRIVEKPKMIMLTAYSQAYMQKDRIGSGFAVVLEKPLNRSTLFDAIVRVCGHIIDKTLYISASKIAPVRLEWLKGKKILLVEDNEINQQIAFELLTANGLVVEIANNGIEAIAWIHKHVFDCILMDVQMPEMNGLEATRQIRLTAMKECNEYLLNLPIIAMTANVLDGDRKISLEAGMNDYITKPIDPDIMFRTLLHWIPPTIIKENALANDRLIVATENTKQDFPAMPSIDIKAGLHYIGGKHNSYRKLLLMFRHNNLNVGESICSALTHGEKETALRLVHTIKGVAGSIGAISLQQATACLEVVIRADNTFAIELERFTNCLNEVINAIACLEKPLDIPPTPTDQTTIDSEIVNSLITRMVDFLEVDMIAAIDCLATLKTHLNGKYSDYMQSLDKAMETFNTDDAQNILQQLENSLKNIKNLVWKFLCLTL
- a CDS encoding EAL domain-containing response regulator, whose protein sequence is MEILVPNSIKKILVVDDSPENIQLLLEVLKDTYTVIVATNGEKALQLAAKEPQPDLILLDVIMSGMSGYEVCSCMKTNIKTREIPIVFVTALNEAIDVAQGFELGAVDYISKPINPAIVKARVQNHLKILGLTRSLQKVNRDLADFNLSLERLVQERTAELYQATYFDSLTGLLSRASLLRDLDSALELIHQSSTQGFALLVLDCMQFSLINNSFGHAIGDQILIAIGERFTTHMPTGDSLYRIGGDKFCFLLHRNIIEAQVVSFAEQIIQTFSEPFVVEEYEIFANARLGITIAGNHYHQAVELIRDVDTALQKARSNGIAGYYIFQRSLHDFAFKRLRLENDLRLALVRGEFVVFYQPIINLSNRKIDSFEALIRWQHPQRGLVSPIEFIPCLEETGSIVPVGMFVLHQACAQLQEWQKTFNSELSISVNLAARQMVYPKLLADIDFILKETNCNPERLKLEVTESGLLEVGQQTIDLLQALRDRGIRISIDDFGTGYSSLAYLQKLPVDTLKIDRVFVKDIQANGENAEIVQAVIQLGKALGKDIIAEGCETNAQVTFLKGIGCDFAQGYHFAEPMDVAHVGKFITKFMGSDLEAMIN